The Dissulfurirhabdus thermomarina DNA window GCCGGCAGACAGCGGATGAGCGCCGTCCCGCCGCCGGGGACGATGCCCTCCTCCACCGCGGCGCGGGTGGCGTTCAGGGCGTCCTCCACCCGGGCCTTCTTCTCCTTCATCTCGGTCTCGGTGGCGGCCCCCACGTTGATCACGGCGACACCGCCGATGAGCTTCGCCAGCCGCTCCTGGAGCTTTTCGCGGTCGTAGTCCGAGGTGGTCTCCTCGATCTGGGCCCGGATCTGCTTGACGCGGCCCTCGATCTTCTCCTTGGTGCCCGCGCCGTCCACGATGGTGGTGTTGTCCTTGTCCACCACGATGCGCTTGGCCCGGCCGAGGTCGTTGACGCTGATGTTCTCGAGCTTGATGCCGAGGTCCTCGGAGACCACCTGGCCGCCGGTGAGGATGGCGATGTCCTCGAGCATGGCCTTGCGGCGGTCACCGAAGCCCGGCGCCTTGGCGGCGCACACGGAGAGGGTGCCGCGGAGCTTGTTGACCACCAGGGTGGCCAGGGCCTCGCCCTCGACATCCTCGGCGATGATCATGAGGGGCTTGCCCATCTTGGCGATCTGCTCGAGGAGGGGCAGGAGGTCCTTCATGTTGCTGATCTTCTTCTCGTGGACCAGGATGTAGGGGTCCTCGAGCACGCACTCCATCTTCTCGGGGTCGGTCACGAAGTAGGGCGAGACGTAGCCCCGGTCGAACTGCATGCCCTCCACCACGTCCAGGGAGGTCTCCATGGACTTGGCTTCCTCAACGGTGATGACGCCTTCCTTGCCCACCTTGTCCATGGCCTCGGCGATGATGTTGCCGATGGTCTCGTCGTTGTTGGCGGAGATGGTGCCGACCTGGGCGATCTCCTTCTGGTCCTTGGTGGGCTTGCTGAGCTTGCGCAGCTCTTCCACCACGGCGTCCACGGCCTTGTCGATGCCGCGCTTGAGGGCCATGGGGTTGATGCCGGCGGCCACCAGCTTGGAGCCCTCGTTGTAGATGGCCTGGGCCAGGATGGTGGCGGTGGTGGTGCCGTCACCGGCCACGTCGGAGGTCTTGCTGGCGACCTCCTTGACCATCTGGGCCCCCATGTTCTCGAACTTGTCCTCGAGCTCGATCTCCTTGGCCACGGTCACGCCGTCCTTGGTGATCACCGGGGACCCGAAGGACTTCTCGATGATGACGTTGCG harbors:
- the groL gene encoding chaperonin GroEL (60 kDa chaperone family; promotes refolding of misfolded polypeptides especially under stressful conditions; forms two stacked rings of heptamers to form a barrel-shaped 14mer; ends can be capped by GroES; misfolded proteins enter the barrel where they are refolded when GroES binds); this translates as MAAKEIKYDAKARDALRRGVNALANAVKVTLGPKGRNVIIEKSFGSPVITKDGVTVAKEIELEDKFENMGAQMVKEVASKTSDVAGDGTTTATILAQAIYNEGSKLVAAGINPMALKRGIDKAVDAVVEELRKLSKPTKDQKEIAQVGTISANNDETIGNIIAEAMDKVGKEGVITVEEAKSMETSLDVVEGMQFDRGYVSPYFVTDPEKMECVLEDPYILVHEKKISNMKDLLPLLEQIAKMGKPLMIIAEDVEGEALATLVVNKLRGTLSVCAAKAPGFGDRRKAMLEDIAILTGGQVVSEDLGIKLENISVNDLGRAKRIVVDKDNTTIVDGAGTKEKIEGRVKQIRAQIEETTSDYDREKLQERLAKLIGGVAVINVGAATETEMKEKKARVEDALNATRAAVEEGIVPGGGTALIRCLPALDKIKADDTDEMHGVNIIRRALEEPLRQIANNAGHEGSIVVEHVKGAKGNEGFNAATGEYQDMMAAGVIDPTKVTRTALQNAASVAGLLLTTEAMVAEKPKEEEGKGGGAPDMGGMGGMY